A window of the Cystobacter fuscus genome harbors these coding sequences:
- a CDS encoding fatty acid desaturase, with product MEFFRSTEKEPHLERARTILRAHPELKDLCGPTPITAAFVLLVVAGQVGLAWALRDSPWWALLAAAWFVGAFLDHGLWVLIHECTHNLVFKTPRANALLQIFANLPILFPAAISFRKYHLIHHRFQGDLELDADLASPFEAKVIGNTFFGKAFWMLNFWAFQALRVQRLKRVPFFDGWYIANLGVQLAFIGGSYALMGPRALVYMFLSSIFAIGLHPLGARWIQEHYLVKPPQETYSYYGPLNWVAFNVGYHNEHHDVMRVPWTRLPQVKKIAPEYYDTLHSHRSWTALWLKFLFDPSLSLYSRMTRSGDSGQGTLKLPDEPAKAA from the coding sequence TTGGAGTTTTTCCGTAGCACGGAGAAGGAGCCCCATCTGGAGCGGGCTCGCACCATCCTGCGTGCCCACCCCGAGCTCAAGGACCTGTGCGGCCCGACCCCCATCACCGCCGCCTTCGTGCTGCTGGTGGTGGCGGGACAGGTGGGGCTCGCCTGGGCCCTGCGCGACTCGCCCTGGTGGGCGCTGCTCGCCGCCGCGTGGTTCGTCGGCGCCTTCCTGGACCATGGCCTGTGGGTGCTCATCCACGAGTGCACCCACAACCTCGTCTTCAAGACCCCCCGCGCCAACGCCCTCCTGCAGATCTTCGCCAACCTGCCCATCCTCTTCCCGGCGGCCATCTCCTTCCGCAAGTACCACCTCATCCATCACCGCTTCCAAGGGGACCTGGAGCTGGACGCGGACCTGGCCTCGCCCTTCGAGGCGAAGGTGATTGGCAACACGTTCTTCGGCAAGGCGTTCTGGATGCTCAACTTCTGGGCCTTCCAGGCGCTGCGCGTGCAGCGGCTCAAGCGCGTGCCGTTCTTCGACGGGTGGTACATCGCCAACCTCGGCGTGCAGTTGGCCTTCATCGGGGGCAGCTACGCGCTCATGGGGCCGCGCGCGCTCGTCTACATGTTCCTCTCCTCCATCTTCGCCATCGGCCTGCATCCGCTGGGCGCGCGGTGGATCCAGGAGCACTACCTCGTCAAGCCGCCGCAGGAGACGTACTCGTACTACGGCCCGCTCAACTGGGTGGCGTTCAACGTGGGCTACCACAACGAGCACCACGACGTGATGCGCGTGCCCTGGACGCGCCTGCCCCAGGTGAAGAAGATCGCCCCCGAGTACTACGACACGCTGCACTCCCACCGCTCGTGGACGGCGCTGTGGCTCAAGTTCCTCTTCGATCCGTCCCTGTCGCTCTACAGCCGCATGACGCGCTCGGGCGACTCGGGCCAGGGCACGCTCAAGCTCCCCGACGAGCCCGCCAAGGCCGCGTGA
- a CDS encoding HAD family hydrolase — protein sequence MPKAIIFEVDGTLVDSNVLRARAWQESLARYGVQVRLPRVLAQLGREGDRFLSALLSEEDYLRHADELTSYHRALFHEEYLARVRPFLGVTELLQRLRDEGWRIALASSAEPDELEHYIELLGVADLIDARTTDAEVEGHRLNEEIPAEAIRLLGLDGTDEALTVAALPHDIEGAVRLGLRCLGLVCGGFSEEDLRGAGAMAVFGSPQDLLARYAESPLATEP from the coding sequence GTGCCCAAGGCAATCATCTTCGAGGTGGATGGGACGCTGGTGGACTCCAATGTGCTGCGCGCGCGGGCCTGGCAGGAGTCGCTGGCGCGCTATGGCGTCCAGGTGCGGCTGCCGCGGGTGCTCGCGCAGCTGGGCCGAGAGGGAGACCGGTTCCTGTCCGCCCTGCTCTCGGAGGAGGACTACCTGCGCCACGCGGATGAGCTGACGAGCTACCACCGGGCGCTCTTCCACGAGGAGTACCTCGCGCGCGTGCGGCCCTTCCTGGGCGTCACCGAGCTGCTCCAGCGCCTGCGGGACGAGGGCTGGCGCATCGCCCTGGCCTCCAGCGCGGAGCCCGACGAGCTGGAGCACTACATCGAACTGCTCGGGGTGGCGGACCTCATCGACGCGCGCACCACGGATGCGGAGGTGGAGGGCCACCGGTTGAACGAGGAGATTCCCGCGGAGGCCATCCGCCTGTTGGGGCTCGACGGCACCGACGAGGCGCTCACGGTGGCCGCGCTGCCCCATGACATCGAGGGCGCCGTGCGCCTGGGCCTGCGCTGCCTGGGGCTGGTGTGCGGGGGCTTCTCGGAGGAGGACCTGCGGGGCGCCGGGGCGATGGCCGTCTTCGGCTCGCCGCAGGATCTGCTCGCGCGCTACGCCGAGTCCCCTCTGGCCACGGAGCCCTGA
- a CDS encoding sensor histidine kinase, with product MTSSRSSHSEEVPASSTSASKASESRAREVVPLEEEHERLLALADVSSQIFWTSAGIEKSVGGLPGWMDFTGQPPEALRGRRWLNFVHSEDRSHVEQALARGQADRAAFSVSFRLRRSDGQYIWMLGRAVPLLDANGGVREWVGTSTNIHAYRQAQERASFLARAGEVLSASLDYDATLAALARIPVPALADWCILDVLGPNGQFFRAQVVAADPSLEALAQEVRGLTPLPHARSTYPPTVALVEGRASLLRDVTDELMRQAAQDARHLSIMRRVGMRSLLTVPLLAHGRILGALTLSSSTSGRRYDEEDLRFAQELAHRAALSVDNARLYREAREAIRLRDEFLSIASHELKTPLTPLSLKLQSLERSAEAHPDSSLAPLVRSTVESGRQQLRKLTTLMNGLLDVSLIASGCFELRREEVDLLSVVRQVVARLTPRAGKFRAPLVVEANSPVVGRWDRSRLEQVVTNLLDNALKYGAGAPVVIRVTVDNGFARLSVRDKGIGIAPDQSRRIFERYARAVSERNYGGLGLGLYITRAIVEAEGGRVHVHSALGQGATFVVELPLRS from the coding sequence ATGACGTCATCTCGTTCCAGTCACTCGGAGGAGGTTCCGGCCAGCTCCACCTCCGCCTCCAAGGCCAGCGAGTCTCGCGCTCGGGAAGTCGTGCCCCTGGAGGAGGAGCACGAGCGCCTGCTCGCCCTGGCGGACGTGTCCTCCCAGATCTTCTGGACGAGCGCGGGGATCGAGAAGTCGGTGGGGGGTCTGCCAGGCTGGATGGACTTCACCGGACAGCCCCCCGAGGCCCTGCGGGGCAGGAGGTGGCTGAACTTCGTCCACTCGGAGGATCGGTCCCACGTCGAGCAGGCCCTGGCGCGGGGTCAGGCCGATCGCGCCGCCTTCTCCGTGTCCTTCCGGCTGCGCCGCTCGGACGGCCAGTACATCTGGATGCTGGGGCGGGCCGTCCCCCTGCTCGACGCGAATGGCGGGGTGCGCGAGTGGGTGGGCACCAGTACGAACATCCATGCCTATCGCCAGGCGCAGGAGCGCGCGTCCTTCCTCGCCCGGGCGGGTGAGGTGCTCTCCGCCTCGTTGGACTACGACGCCACGCTCGCCGCGCTCGCCCGGATCCCGGTGCCCGCGCTCGCCGACTGGTGCATCCTGGACGTGCTGGGCCCGAACGGACAGTTCTTCCGTGCCCAGGTGGTGGCGGCGGACCCCTCCCTGGAGGCCCTGGCGCAGGAGGTGCGCGGACTCACTCCGCTGCCCCACGCCAGGTCCACCTATCCTCCCACCGTGGCGCTCGTGGAGGGCCGTGCCTCGCTGCTTCGGGACGTGACGGATGAGCTGATGCGGCAGGCGGCGCAGGACGCGCGGCACCTCTCGATCATGCGCCGCGTGGGCATGCGCTCGCTGCTCACCGTCCCCCTGCTCGCCCATGGGCGCATCCTCGGGGCGCTCACCCTTTCCTCGTCCACCTCGGGCCGACGCTATGACGAGGAGGATCTGCGCTTCGCCCAGGAGCTCGCCCATCGCGCGGCGCTCTCGGTGGACAACGCCCGGCTCTACCGTGAGGCCCGGGAAGCCATCCGCCTGCGCGACGAGTTCCTCTCCATCGCCAGTCACGAGCTCAAGACGCCCCTGACGCCCTTGAGCCTCAAGTTGCAGTCGCTCGAGCGCTCCGCCGAGGCCCACCCCGACTCGTCCCTGGCGCCGCTGGTGCGCTCCACCGTCGAGTCGGGGCGGCAGCAGTTGCGCAAGCTCACCACGTTGATGAATGGTCTGCTGGATGTCTCGCTCATCGCCTCGGGCTGCTTCGAGTTGCGGCGCGAGGAGGTGGATCTGCTCTCCGTGGTGCGCCAGGTGGTCGCCCGGCTCACGCCGCGCGCCGGCAAGTTCCGGGCCCCCCTGGTCGTCGAGGCCAACTCCCCGGTCGTCGGCCGGTGGGATCGTTCCCGGTTGGAGCAGGTGGTGACCAACCTGCTGGACAACGCGCTGAAGTATGGGGCGGGCGCGCCCGTGGTCATCCGCGTGACGGTGGACAACGGCTTCGCGCGCCTGTCGGTGCGGGACAAGGGCATCGGCATCGCGCCGGATCAGTCCCGCCGCATCTTCGAGCGTTATGCCCGCGCGGTGTCCGAGCGCAACTATGGGGGCCTGGGCCTGGGTCTCTACATCACCCGGGCCATCGTGGAGGCCGAGGGGGGCCGGGTGCACGTGCACAGCGCGCTCGGCCAGGGCGCGACCTTCGTGGTGGAGTTGCCGCTGCGCTCGTGA
- a CDS encoding thioesterase II family protein, with protein MSVPPVYRRWVTCPEPRPQASLRLFCFHFAGGDASIYRLWTTQLPAAIEVCPIELPGRATRRTEPPITDFPTLIETLARRVLPFLKERPFAFFGHSFGGVIAFELTRTLRRLGAPMPVRLFLSACPALHLRPRAAPPISHLPDTEFLEQIALRFGTPREVLTSDDVRETVLPALRADLFLAESYRYVPEPPLDVPLSSFGATEDATVRPQEVHEWGEQTTADFRPRMFPGNHFYLTAERPRLYQALLEDLQFP; from the coding sequence ATGTCCGTCCCCCCCGTCTATCGCCGCTGGGTGACCTGCCCCGAGCCGCGTCCCCAGGCGAGCCTGCGTCTGTTCTGCTTCCACTTCGCGGGAGGAGACGCCTCGATCTACCGGCTATGGACCACCCAATTGCCCGCCGCCATCGAGGTGTGCCCCATCGAGCTGCCGGGCCGGGCCACGCGCCGCACCGAGCCCCCCATCACCGACTTCCCCACGCTCATCGAGACGTTGGCGCGCCGCGTCCTGCCCTTCCTCAAGGAGCGGCCCTTCGCCTTCTTCGGCCACAGCTTCGGAGGCGTCATCGCCTTCGAGCTGACGCGGACGCTGCGCCGGCTGGGCGCCCCCATGCCCGTGCGCCTCTTCCTGTCCGCCTGCCCGGCGCTGCATCTGCGGCCCCGGGCCGCGCCCCCCATCAGCCACCTGCCGGACACGGAGTTCCTGGAGCAGATCGCGCTGCGCTTCGGCACGCCCCGGGAGGTCCTCACCAGCGACGACGTGCGCGAGACGGTGCTGCCCGCGCTGCGCGCGGATCTCTTCCTCGCCGAGAGCTACCGGTACGTGCCGGAGCCGCCCCTGGACGTGCCCCTGTCGTCCTTTGGCGCCACCGAGGACGCGACGGTCCGCCCCCAGGAAGTGCATGAGTGGGGAGAGCAGACCACCGCGGACTTCCGCCCGAGGATGTTTCCGGGCAACCACTTCTACCTCACCGCCGAGCGCCCCCGGCTCTACCAGGCCCTGCTGGAGGACCTGCAATTTCCGTGA
- a CDS encoding AAA family ATPase, with translation MKLTELRIHQYRDVAPGAHLVFGPSLNLVLGENGTGRTTLLDLLSRVLASDFSGLIREEFSLEYAFTFPGMTLQVRVRNTRPDFSRPEDAGPEPLALVPRGEPVNEPTLQPFMEVTLELDAPAARLVLRADAQGLAWEVNGQPAYSQTMHWSLLDRTVWVVLFLGAQRLEPEFKERLKELLRRTFLLAPARFDEGLGTYERIAQAQYGMEMRGEEVFPLGLMSLPTWLPGVLRERAEQALATGFIDIRHDELERGFLGRFVTLAGLGAGRFRVELMDKRSYEGGGRLEFGHFGFGFTRRDGAVLSREHLGYGQKRLLSLLYYLDVNEDFLIADELVHALHPRWVEAVVRELGGRQCFVTSQNPLLFEYVTFASADEARASLIHCGLEVHEERERKVWSNPTVDTAERLFGDYRRGGSSLATLLRIHGLW, from the coding sequence ATGAAGCTCACAGAGCTGCGCATCCACCAGTACCGGGACGTGGCGCCGGGCGCCCACCTCGTCTTCGGCCCCTCGCTCAACCTGGTGCTCGGCGAGAACGGCACCGGCCGCACGACGCTGCTGGATCTCCTCTCGCGCGTGCTCGCCTCGGACTTCTCCGGGCTCATCCGCGAGGAGTTCTCCCTGGAGTACGCCTTCACCTTTCCCGGGATGACGCTCCAGGTGCGCGTGCGCAACACGCGCCCCGACTTCTCGCGGCCCGAGGACGCCGGACCCGAGCCCCTGGCGCTCGTGCCACGGGGCGAGCCCGTGAACGAGCCCACGCTCCAGCCCTTCATGGAGGTGACGCTCGAGCTCGACGCGCCCGCCGCGCGGCTGGTGCTGCGCGCGGACGCGCAGGGACTGGCCTGGGAGGTGAACGGACAGCCCGCCTACTCCCAGACGATGCACTGGTCGCTGTTGGATCGCACCGTCTGGGTGGTGCTCTTCCTGGGAGCCCAGCGGCTGGAGCCCGAATTCAAGGAGCGGCTCAAGGAGCTGTTGCGCCGCACCTTCCTGCTCGCCCCGGCGCGCTTCGACGAGGGGCTGGGCACGTACGAGCGGATTGCCCAGGCGCAGTACGGCATGGAGATGAGGGGCGAGGAGGTGTTCCCGCTCGGACTGATGTCGCTGCCCACGTGGCTGCCCGGGGTGCTGCGCGAGCGCGCGGAGCAGGCGCTGGCCACGGGCTTCATCGACATCCGCCACGACGAACTCGAGCGCGGCTTCCTCGGCCGCTTCGTCACCCTGGCGGGGCTGGGCGCGGGGCGCTTCCGCGTGGAGTTGATGGACAAGCGCAGCTACGAGGGCGGGGGACGTCTGGAGTTCGGCCACTTCGGCTTCGGCTTCACCCGGCGAGACGGCGCGGTGCTGTCGCGCGAGCACCTGGGCTACGGCCAGAAGCGGCTCCTGTCGCTCCTGTACTACCTGGACGTCAACGAGGACTTCCTCATCGCCGACGAGCTGGTCCATGCGCTGCATCCGCGCTGGGTGGAGGCCGTCGTGCGCGAGCTGGGCGGCCGGCAGTGCTTCGTGACCAGCCAGAACCCGCTGCTCTTCGAGTACGTCACCTTCGCGTCCGCGGACGAGGCGCGCGCCTCGCTCATCCACTGCGGCCTGGAGGTGCACGAGGAGCGCGAGCGCAAGGTCTGGTCCAACCCCACCGTGGACACCGCCGAGCGGCTCTTCGGCGATTACCGGCGGGGCGGCTCGTCGCTGGCGACCCTCTTGCGCATCCACGGATTGTGGTGA
- a CDS encoding alpha-ketoglutarate-dependent dioxygenase AlkB, with translation MASPPRYGRSLAHKARQRTPGHHYNASFLPAAERAAILGWLGQLHPLWEERYSKHFPPPPGQSQRRLLRPVYWLGNWQFACLDYYRPPKGVKDRCVKAEPFPAVLQRQVKKVEELARRMFRGPDMPEGWHLNTCLVNFYGSRLEDGQWVDTARVGEHKDFEPGPVASLSLGERALIQFVTSSRPGERDEVVLEQWLDDGALQLFGGARWKEQTFHRVQRVDTRVGHVMPPEMPDFKTRRINLTFRYVPDAHVTPFARLSPEAREDVRPYMETLARHSAFFRAELERERDART, from the coding sequence ATGGCTTCTCCTCCCCGTTACGGCCGCTCGCTGGCGCACAAGGCCCGTCAGCGCACGCCGGGCCATCACTACAACGCGAGCTTCCTGCCCGCGGCCGAGCGCGCCGCCATCCTCGGCTGGTTGGGCCAGCTGCACCCCTTGTGGGAGGAGCGCTACTCCAAGCATTTCCCTCCGCCCCCGGGCCAGTCCCAGCGGCGCCTGTTGCGGCCGGTGTACTGGTTGGGCAACTGGCAGTTCGCCTGTCTCGACTACTACCGGCCCCCCAAGGGCGTGAAGGACCGCTGCGTGAAGGCGGAGCCCTTTCCGGCGGTGCTCCAGCGGCAGGTGAAGAAGGTGGAGGAGCTCGCGCGCCGGATGTTCCGGGGCCCGGACATGCCCGAGGGCTGGCACCTCAACACGTGCCTGGTGAACTTCTACGGCAGCCGCCTGGAGGACGGACAGTGGGTGGACACCGCGCGAGTGGGGGAGCACAAGGACTTCGAGCCCGGGCCGGTGGCCTCGCTGTCCCTGGGCGAGCGCGCGCTCATCCAATTCGTCACCTCCAGCCGCCCGGGCGAGCGCGACGAGGTGGTGCTCGAGCAGTGGCTCGATGATGGGGCCCTGCAGCTCTTCGGTGGGGCGCGCTGGAAGGAGCAGACCTTCCACCGGGTGCAGCGGGTGGACACGCGCGTGGGCCACGTGATGCCCCCCGAGATGCCGGACTTCAAGACCCGGCGCATCAACCTCACCTTCCGCTATGTGCCGGACGCGCACGTGACGCCCTTCGCGCGGCTCTCCCCCGAGGCGCGCGAGGACGTGCGGCCCTACATGGAGACGCTCGCGCGCCACAGCGCTTTCTTCCGCGCGGAGCTGGAGCGCGAGCGCGACGCGCGGACGTGA
- a CDS encoding RNA polymerase sigma factor, translating to MGSVLGGAAMSGGVEGAGGWGRERFEAEIQPLLPRLHRLCLTLCRNKQEAEDLLQDALVRAYVHRESYQERGSLFGWLCGIVRNQFVETRRALARRRSLLDSVLEGASSVLGSLFTGGVEQKDPEARLCGSEEAELMLRCLHALPEKFRLVVLLCDVEELGYEEVSAVLGIPVGTVKSRHFRGRAQLGAAFKAQLAQTPAAVNAGGRS from the coding sequence GTGGGGTCCGTCCTGGGCGGGGCGGCGATGAGCGGCGGGGTGGAGGGCGCGGGGGGGTGGGGGCGGGAGCGTTTCGAGGCGGAGATCCAGCCGTTGCTGCCGCGTCTTCACCGGCTCTGCCTGACGCTGTGCCGGAACAAGCAGGAGGCGGAGGACTTGCTGCAAGACGCCCTGGTGCGGGCCTACGTCCATCGGGAGAGTTACCAGGAGAGGGGGTCCTTGTTTGGCTGGCTGTGTGGAATCGTTCGCAACCAGTTCGTCGAAACGCGGCGCGCGCTCGCCCGGCGCCGGTCGTTGTTGGACTCGGTGCTCGAGGGGGCGTCGTCGGTGCTGGGCTCGCTCTTCACCGGTGGGGTGGAGCAGAAGGATCCCGAGGCCCGGCTGTGCGGCAGTGAGGAGGCCGAGCTGATGTTGCGCTGCCTGCATGCCCTGCCCGAGAAGTTCCGTCTGGTGGTGTTGCTCTGTGACGTGGAAGAGCTTGGGTACGAAGAGGTGTCCGCGGTGCTCGGGATTCCGGTGGGGACCGTGAAGAGCCGTCATTTCCGGGGACGTGCCCAGCTGGGTGCCGCCTTCAAGGCGCAGCTCGCCCAGACCCCGGCCGCCGTCAACGCAGGAGGTCGTTCATGA
- a CDS encoding SulP family inorganic anion transporter, producing the protein MQPQPSGTPPQAASESASTWKSDIVSGFLVFLIALPLCLGIAMASGFPPVAGILTAVVGGVVSSWLGSARLTIKGPAAGLIVIALGAVTELGGGDGVLGYRRALATIVVAAAVQIVFALLRAGTLGDFFPSSVVHGMLAAIGIIICSKQIHVLLGVAPEAKEPLHLLAEIPRSVMKLNPEIAFIGAMSLVILFGHAAVAKRVAALRRVPAPLLALLFAVPMGLYFDLDHEHTFTFSHSLFTVGPKFLVNLPSNLLSAITLPDFSAVFSATSIKYIVMFALVGSIESLLTAKAMDMMDPEKRRSDLDKDLLATGVGNFISGMLGGLPMISEVVRSSANIGYGARSRLSNFFHGLFLLLFVAFVPMLIHRIPLAALAAMLIFAGVRLASPKEFVNTFRIGPEQFVIFTFTIGVTLATDLLVGVAAGMALKVVVHLINGAPFAGLFKPQIEEHTEAGQVVLRVRQAAVFTNFLKLKKQLARHAHATHVEVDLTEARLVDHTVMERLHELEGEFSRQGRHLHVRGLEQHRSLSAHPHSARKKSAKAPLPVRS; encoded by the coding sequence ATGCAGCCTCAGCCTTCCGGTACTCCCCCCCAGGCCGCGTCCGAGAGCGCGTCGACCTGGAAGAGTGACATCGTCTCCGGCTTTCTCGTGTTCCTCATCGCGCTGCCGCTGTGCCTGGGCATCGCGATGGCCAGTGGCTTCCCGCCGGTGGCGGGCATCCTGACGGCGGTGGTGGGAGGGGTGGTGTCCTCCTGGCTGGGCAGCGCGCGGCTCACCATCAAGGGGCCCGCCGCGGGGCTCATCGTCATCGCGCTCGGCGCGGTGACGGAGCTGGGCGGGGGTGACGGAGTGCTGGGCTACCGCCGGGCACTGGCCACCATCGTGGTGGCCGCGGCGGTGCAGATCGTCTTCGCGCTCTTGCGCGCTGGGACCCTGGGGGACTTCTTCCCCTCGTCGGTGGTGCACGGAATGCTCGCGGCCATCGGCATCATCATCTGCTCCAAGCAGATCCACGTCCTCCTGGGCGTGGCGCCCGAGGCCAAGGAGCCGCTGCACCTGCTGGCGGAGATTCCCCGGAGCGTGATGAAGCTCAACCCGGAGATCGCCTTCATCGGCGCGATGAGCCTCGTCATCCTCTTCGGTCACGCGGCGGTGGCCAAACGCGTGGCGGCGCTGCGGCGTGTCCCCGCGCCCCTGCTGGCGTTGCTGTTCGCGGTGCCCATGGGGCTCTACTTCGACCTGGACCACGAGCACACCTTCACCTTCTCGCACAGCCTCTTCACGGTGGGCCCCAAGTTCCTCGTGAACCTGCCGAGCAACCTCCTGTCGGCCATCACCCTGCCGGACTTCTCCGCCGTCTTCAGCGCGACCTCCATCAAGTACATCGTCATGTTCGCGCTGGTGGGCAGCATCGAGTCGCTGCTGACGGCCAAGGCCATGGACATGATGGATCCGGAGAAGCGCCGCTCGGATCTCGACAAGGATCTGCTCGCCACGGGCGTGGGGAACTTCATCTCCGGCATGCTCGGTGGCCTGCCGATGATCTCCGAGGTGGTGCGCAGCTCGGCCAACATCGGCTACGGGGCCAGGAGCCGGCTGTCCAACTTCTTCCACGGCCTGTTCCTGCTGCTCTTCGTGGCGTTCGTGCCCATGCTCATCCACCGGATTCCGCTCGCCGCCCTGGCCGCCATGCTCATCTTCGCGGGCGTGCGGCTGGCGTCGCCCAAGGAGTTCGTGAACACGTTCCGCATCGGGCCCGAGCAGTTCGTCATCTTCACCTTCACCATCGGCGTGACGCTCGCCACGGATCTGCTGGTGGGCGTGGCGGCGGGCATGGCCCTCAAGGTGGTGGTGCACCTCATCAACGGCGCGCCGTTCGCCGGCCTCTTCAAGCCGCAGATCGAGGAGCACACCGAGGCGGGCCAGGTGGTGCTGCGCGTGCGCCAGGCGGCCGTCTTCACCAACTTCCTCAAGCTCAAGAAGCAGCTCGCGCGCCACGCCCACGCGACCCACGTGGAGGTCGACCTGACGGAGGCCCGCCTGGTGGACCACACGGTGATGGAGCGGCTGCACGAGCTGGAGGGCGAGTTCTCCCGCCAGGGCCGCCACCTGCACGTGCGCGGGCTCGAGCAACACCGCAGCCTCTCCGCGCATCCTCACTCCGCGCGCAAGAAGTCGGCGAAGGCCCCCCTGCCCGTCCGCTCCTGA